The DNA segment GAGAGCCAGacagaagaagagagtcttTCCTTCCTGCTTGGAGACATGCATGGCTAATTAATTTTCAGAACATAccattttatattagattttttagtcTTCATTCTTGTACTGTGATTATTATTCACCTTAATTACAAGaatacatttttgtttctttaaataTAATCGGAGATTTTGAACATAATTCGAGACTATCTTTTACCAGCGGCTTTCTCTCCAAGGCATCATCCATTTCCACTATTTATCAATCATTGGATGTATATGTACATAACAATTAATCTTGAATTTTGCATCTTAGAGTGATGCATTTTTTTTGGGCTAAAATGTGAATATAATAGATATGAAAAGCTTAGGATATACAATAGCCTACAATGGTGATTCCTTGGAAAAAagaataaaagtttaaaatctatcaatttaaaaaaTCCATAACTCAACATAAATTCATCTTCCAATAACTTTCCCCCTATTCTCCTGAATATGTTGATATTGCTAATGAAGAACTTCTGCATTTTCCGGAGCATTGGAAAAATGACGAATCAAAAATTGTTAGGAACACTCTAGAGAAGACATCCGGTTTAAGCTGTGGACCGGAAGTTATGTTGCAAGATTTACCCAAAGTGAAGAATtcattagcaaaaaaaaaaaaaaatctagaaaatgTTTTTACAGAAAAATGAACATTTTTATGGTAACAAATCGCTGAGATTCCGCAAAATTCTGGTactaagggcctgactggttcaaacgcagcggttgcggttgcggttgcgggagtttgtggatgcgggcggttgcggtttctagcggttttaagagatttatacgactggtactgcggttaaaaattggtgcgtttgcgggtgacttatgactggttaactaccaaatgcgataacagtcaaataataaattaacaatatttacatttaatataattataaaaatatcaaaaatcataaaattataataaatataaaatatatatttaaaaagttataattttaatttttgaaaatttattgaaattgtttttattataaaattttataatattaattaaaatttaatagatatattttaatattttaataatttcaattttaaattttttattaaatatttttagttttgtatatatattgttttaaaaaaaaaaaaatttaccctcccgcaaccgcccgcaaccgcaaacgctagctggagccagcttttgaatttatgagattcagagcggtttgaaacggtttagagcgatttgagtgattgttgcaaaccgccgacaaccgctaccaaccgcaaaagctgcgtttgcgggtggtagcgggaaaaccaatcGCTCCCTAAATCGGATTTCCTAACTACGAAAAATTtcttggaaaacaaaaaataaaatctagaaAAAGTGTTTACCCATTCAATTTtcctttaatttttgtttaaatccaTAGAGATTTACCCATTCAATTTTCCTTCAATGAATTCCATCAAAATGACAActaaaatctttaaatttggcATCCATATTTTGCATTTGAATTCTATTATTTCATCCAAATGACAATACTATAAAAACCATTGTAATATTGAATAACATTGcaatttaataagattttgaAATCTGTAAATTGAGtaacactaaaatttaataGCATTTATAAAATCTAGTGTATAATAATAGTGGAATTGTATAGAATTCTctattctttcaaattatattaaagtcTTCAATGTAATTTTCCCTCTTTAATTGAAATTTCTAATTctcttttgttattttctttcttttttttctgctGAATTCGAAAGAGAATACACAAAATTACATGGCAGCTTCGAAAGTTGAATACACAAAACTTTATTgacaaaaaacaataatataaaatttgattttaaaaaatcaacatGAATATTTTTTGGACTGTAATTTGAACTACTAACTAAaagtagaaaataatataaatatttttaatccaAATTGTTATTTAGGcaccaatttttttaatgattttcatGTCATTgctaaacatttataaatttcgACTGATTTTTATATGCATATGCTAAATTTTAATGAATGGAAATTGTACTGATCATTTCCTACCTCTTTGTTGAACCCACTGAACCCAAGACTTTATCTATTAAGTCCTCGTTTAGGTATGGTCAAAGATATCATGGAAGAAGTGATGCATATCCACTCGGAGGGATTCATACATAGGTATTTAAATCCTAATGCTATATATCTTATTGAACAACACAAAACGATCATTCATCAGATTCTTCTGGCTGGTAAAACTCTTGTGGTTCCTAATACTATGGCTGATAATAATGCTCTTCTCCCTCCAGCTTCTGCAATATCCCCTGAAGCTTCTCACTTAATCAGGAAACTGAAGATAAGAGATCCTCAACTAAGGTAATTGATTAGATTTTTACCAAACTAAGTAACTTAGTTAGTGATTCTAATCAAAAAGAGTGCCGGTCAAGTGTGTAATCATCCTTTATTTTGGGCTGctgtaaaaaaattagaatttctCGCAAGATTTGGTGATGGAATGTCTTCTTGGAGAAATACTTCTATGTTGAGAATTTTCAACTTTTTTGTATTGGAAGATAACAGCGAAATCGTCTTAGATTTTAGAACACCAATTACTTATACTTTTAAAACATCcattatttagtttttagaagatttgtataatttattagCTAAGATATTAGTAATTGTGGATTTTGCATGTTTTAACACttatttttgttagttttaAAAAGACTATAAATTACAACGAGGTAgttgtcatttttatttttaaagcatgagttttatttttttttgtttttatttgacatTTATAGTCTAATGttgtaatttattaatttgcatgttttaaagatttttaaaatatcatgaAGATTAGAGGAGAATATACATGAATGAAATGAGGgcatatcttctttttttaagcTTTGTGTCTATTCCATAATAAATTGTATCTCAAGCAAAATTAAAAGAGCATGGTGAGTACCAGTAGGACTCCaaacccaaaaacaaaaaacataaaaaacaaaacaaaagaacaaaCCACAGCTCCCTACTTCAAAACCATCTCAGATGAGAGTGACGTGATGTAGGTCTGACAAGCACGATGTGTTCCAACAACCAATTAGTAATCATTATACGCTCCAACCTCATCTTCAAGAATCACCGGTAACAACCATCCAGGTCCATCCTTGGCAATATAAGAAGTATAGCAATGATCTCTTGTAACACTAAGAGCGATAGCATCAGCGCACTGGTTTGCATCTTTGTGGACATAAACTATAGACCACAGCCTGAGCAACGAAAGATTCTCTCTATAGCTCCAATAAGACCAGTCCATTAAGCAAAATTCTCAGGATTTAAAACTACTTCTCCGCCATGTAAGACGTAGATTCGAAAACTACATTTTCATACCTAATAGTTGAGAGACTTTCGACAGCCCAGTAGAAGCATAATAACTCAGCCTCCAGTGGTGATTCTACGACGGAGTAGGAGTGGTGACTGTAAGCTAACGACATTCCATAGTGGTTCATTGTCAACCAAGCTACTCCACAGTTACGGCTTGCATCAATCCAGGACGATCCAATATTACACTTGATGAAACTTGGACATGGCTTCTGCCAGCCCGATAGAGAAGCTAATCTCGAACTCTGGTTTATGTCCTCCTTGTCAGGCACGTTAGCAGCCCGCCAAGCTTCAGCATCTAGTTGAATCTTCTCCCATATCTCCTCTGCCCCTGAGATAACTTGTTCAAAGACACATTTATTTCTCGCTTTCCATAAATGCCATAGAATTCATGGAAACACCAAGAGAGTTTTCTCATCTAGACGACTCTTTCTGCTAGTCTCAAGCAGGTGatgtaaattaagaaaaacagaGTTGCGTGCAAAACCTGCTGGTGAAATAGGAAACCCTGATACTCTCCATACTTCTTGCGCAATAGAGCAGTGAAACAGAACATGGCTAATGGTCTCAGGCTGTGCAAGACACATCTTAAAAGTGGTGTCAACATTTATACCCCCTAGTCCCAAGCCTCTCTGATACTGCTAAAGCTCCCACTAGTGCTCGCCACATAAAATGTCAGATCTTAGGTAATGTCTTTAGCTTCCACAAGTTGGACCAAAGCTTTTTCTCAATAGGAGGTAAGGTCAGAACAATCATCGGGTTCTCTATCGTGTGAAGGAGGTTCAAAAGCTTATAACCGCTTTGAGAATCATAAGGCCCACTCCTgctgaaaccccaaaccactGCATCAGGATGTTGCAAGTTTGTTTTCATTCCCAAGATGTGGTTGGCATCTTCCTCCACAAATAGATGATGGATCCTCTCCGCATCCCAAGTACCATATCTAGCATGAATAAGGTCGCAGACTTTGAGAGTCAGATCCACTCCATCTGTTCTATATCTCGGAGGTTTAGGTGTAGACATAAGGATCCAGTTATCATACCATACATGAGTATCTCTTCTGTTGCCGACACGCTTCAGGAGCCCTTGAGTTAACATTTCACGTCCATGAATGATGCTTCTCCAAGCGTAAGATGGCCTACTCCCAATAGGACAGTCTAGAAAATATCCATGCCTAAAATATCTACTTTTCATGACCCTGGCTAATAGAGATTGAGGGCTAGACCAAATTCTCCAAGCTTGCTTACACAACAGTGCTTGGTTGAACCAAGCTATATCCTTAAAACCCATTTCACCAAGCTCTTTGGGTTTACAAAGTTTTTTCCAAGCTACCCATGAGATTTTCTTTTTCTCCACAGTACCTCCTCACCAAAATTCGGTCATGATGCTTGTAACTTTAGCACAAAGATTTTTAGGCATCTGAAAGCAACTCATCGCAAAAACAGGTAAGGCCATCACCACATACTTCATAATGATCTCTTTTCCTCCTTGTGAAAGAATCTTTGAACCCCCACCTTGAAGTCTCTTCTGGACCAAATCACGAATAAACCTTAGAAGCTTGCTTTTGGATCCGCTAAAGCATTCAGGTTATCCTAAATAAGAGCCTTCACCCCCCTCCGTAGTTATACCCACAACCTCTTTCATCATATCACGTACAGGTTGAGGAACTTTAGAGCCAAAAATAAACGAGTGTTTGGAGGTTTTGATCAACTTCCCAGATGCATCACCGTAGAGCTTCAACCTCTTTACTATCTCAGCACCTTCTTCAGCCGTTGCTTTACATAAAATCAAGCTATCATCTGCAAAAAGTAGGTGATGCACCGCCGGCCCTTCCCTTGATAGATGTATACCATTCAACTTCCCCGACGATTCTGCTTGGTTTAGAGTACTCACTAATGCCTCAgcacataaaataaaaaggaatggGGGAAAGAGGGGTCTCCTTGACGGATTTTTCTCTCTGGTTTTATGAAACCATGTTGACTGCCATTCAATAGTACAGAATATGTAACAGAACTGATTCAGGAGATGATCCATGTTACCCATTTTCTGTTGAAACCCATCCTTTCCAGCAAGAACTCCACAAAACACCATTCGACACGATCGAACGCCTTGGACATATCTGTCTTGATGGCCATGTACTCATTGCCAATCCCCTCCTTTGTCCTTAGAGCATGCACAATCTCATGTGCCACTAAAATATTATCAGTAATGAGACGTCCACTGACGAAATCACCCTGAGTGTTCGAGACAATATCCGGTAGAATTCTTTTCAGTCTGTTGCAAAGAATCTTCGATATGATCTTGTAGTGCACCAAGCAGAGACTGATGGGCCTCAATTCAGTCATCATCGGTGGGTTATTGACTTTAGGAAGTAGACAGATTTGTGTATAATTCCATCCAGCAGGTAGAGTTGCAGTCAAGAAGAAACTCTATACTTCCTTAATCGTGTTTGTACCCACAATGTCCCAGAATCTCTTGTAGAAAGTGCATGTTAATCCATCTACTCCCGGGGCACTATCTTCTTTGATAGAAAAGGATGCAATCTTTACTTCCTTTGCCAATACCGGCACCGTCAAAATCGCATTCGTAGCAGGCGATATTCGACCCTGAAACCCTTCAAACAAACTCTCTAGATCCCACGGGTTCGAGCTAGTAAAGATCTCTCGAAAGTAGTCAACAGAAATGCTACCTTTCGATCCCTCAGAAAAATGTTCTCTGCCCTGAGAATCCTTGAGCAGTAGAATGTTATTCTCGTCTTACGACCCTTAGCGCAAAgatgaaaatattttgtattccTGTCTCCAAGTTTAAGCCATTTAACTCGACTGCGCTGCCTCCAGAAAGATTCCTCATCACGGTACGCATGACTCAAGTCTCTCTTAAGAATCTTCATCCGCTGCCAATTTGGAGTGAGCTTTGAAATTTCTTTCTCTAGTGCCTCTTTAATTCTCTTAATTCTGATCCTTGCACTTATAGTTGTTATCCTTTTCCATTTAGAAAGCTCTCTGCGAcatatgtttatcctcttcagtAACTGCGTATCACTCTGTAAAGAATCAGCCCCCAGCCAAGCTTGGCTATCTCTTCCACACCTTTCTGCTTTGCTAGTCTTTTATCAAAAATGAAACGCCCACACTCCATATCTCTCTCTTTCAGCGCGAACTTGATGAGAATATGTCTATGATCTGAGGCCAGCATCTCTAGATACTCCATGTGAGCTCTGGAGAACAATTGGAACCATTCATCATTCCCAAAGCTGCAATCTAACCGACATTGAATCTAGACTTGATCTCTCTTACCAAACAAATGCAAGATTATGACAAAGAAAAGTCACGATTGATCATTTGACCGATCTCACAATCCAAAACAGTAAAATGAACATGAGTTGAGATTTTTCACTGGTGCACCATAGATTAGTCAAATGATTGTTGAAACTTGGTATACAACATGCAAGACATCAATAATCGAGAAAATATCATTGAAACAGTCAAATGACTGATTTTACAAACTgattcaaaacataaaaatgagaaaagTCACAGAGATCAGTCAAATTATCAATTTTGTACATGATTTAACTTACATTTTATGTAGCATTTTAGATACGACCCATATTTACTCTGGGTCAATCTGaactaaacatatttttatatatatattgattatactTTGAGGGTCAGAAGATTGATTATACTATATCTACTATATTGACTAATCATATTTTGTATAATAACAAGTCAAAACAAAATCAGAATTGAGTATGATCAGAGTATTCTTCAGATTTCCATGTTAGGAAAGTTCTTGCTGTGATttgtatgaaaaaaatattctttgtaGCGTCCAAAGCAACAAAGGAAAACAGTTTAGCTATCAGGCCTTGTAACATTGATAATTGAGAATTCAGATTTAACTTTTTGATGGAATCACACAGGTAAAGAGAGACCAGTTCATTATTGATCTGTTTCAGAAATTATATCCGCAACAATATGCGATTGCGTCGACCATAAAAATGGTTGAGAACCATAGAAAGAAAAATACTCTCAAAAAAGCTGCTTGTATAAAGAGGGGCAGAGAGAGTAAACAATCTCCTCAATAAGCTTAATTAGCTAATGCTTTGACAGCTTTCTCTGCAGCATCATCCAAATCATCAGCCGTAATGAGTTTCATTCCACTTTCCTTGAGGATTCTCTTTCCCTGTTCCACATTTGTTCCCTCTAGACGAACCACCACTGGTACTTTCAGTGAAACCTATCATGTAGTTTGGTTTCACACAAAACTCAGTCAAAGTAATGCAAAGTAACATGTGGAAATATGGCCTTCAGATTCTTACCTCTTTAGCAGCATTCACAATTCCACTAGCAATCACATCACATTTCATTATTCCACCAAATATGTTCACCAATATTGCTTTCACTTTATCGTCCGACGTCAGTATCTTAAACGCCTCCACCACCttcattaataaataaatcacaACCTTTGGTTAAACTGGTTTAAATCTACAACTTAGATAAACAAAAACTTAACACTTTTGTTACCTGGTGCTCAGAAGCGTTTCCACCGACGTCAAGGAAATTTGCCGGAGTCCCACCGTGCAATTTAATGATGTCCATGGTTGCCATCGCCAATCCAGCACCGTTCACCATACAGCCAATCTCTCCATCTAAACCGATATAATTCAAGTCAACTTTTGCAGCAGCGACCTACGAGAAGCAAACACATTTTACTTCATCAAAAGCttgaaaataaaatcaaaagtgTAACAGAAAGCTAAACGTTGAATATAACCTTTCTGCTTTAGTCAACCTTAACTATTATGTACACATGAGTATTACGAATTAGCCAACCAACCATCAAAGTGACCAACAACGACTAAACAAACCAGCTAaaccacccaaaaaaaaactagttacTCTATCCATAAGTTTTGATATTAAACATATGGTTATAGCATCTAAGgtggagtgttataaatcatggagtggattgccataaCCAGGCCTGGCCCAATACATAGAAGATAGAGAGAGGTTCGGAAACcttagagagaggagagagagccgactttagagagagagacggccacaagcttggagaaaaggaaacccttttcctagtagatgtaatctttccattattatgtattagtagtttttctaatcctagtgagtttaggttttggatactttacattttacttatcttgtaatctttatataaaggaaccctcttgatcattaataaatacacagaaatattcagtctctaaacctTCTAATTACAACGCGTTATCTTTAGCAATGTCGGAATCATCACCGGCATCATATCCGGAATCATGAACCATGtgagcctccgggttcttgttcttaagactctcttgatagagctcacataagtgcttaggggttctacaattcttggcccaatggttgtCCATCCCACATCTGTGACAAACGGATTTGGTGGAGTAAAACGGTTTGGATATGCCGCCTCGACCTCGGCCATAACCGTGGTTCCAACTATGGCAGTAGCCGAGGCAGTTATGGCCGAGGTCGAGGCggcatatccaaaccgtcttactccaccaaatccgtttgtcacagatgtgggatggacaaccattgggccaagaattgtAGAACCCCTAAGCACTTATGTGAGCTCTATCAAGAGtcttaagaacaagaacccggaggctcaCATGGTTCATGATTCCGGATATGATGCTGATGATTATTCCGACATTGCTAAAGATCAACTTGATGAGGTcaaagggacttggtgatactATCACCAAGGACAACACGTTATCAACACGTTTAGAGATAAACACATCCATAAGTtttgatattaaaaagaaagatttCTTGGTGAAGAACATAAGAAGCAAGAGACAGAGAATGGACCATACCTCTCGTGGATCCTCCTGTGTTGGATCACGAAGAGCAAAAATCTCTTTCTGACGGAAAGCAGCGTTATCATCAAAGTTCAACTTGGCATCAGCAGCTACCAATTGATTAGTGGATGTCTCAGCGAGAGGGTTGATCTAACAGAGAAAAGTAAGGGTTCAACAAAAGatattaaacacacaaaaaaaaaaagagtagagagagagagagagcactCACTTCCAACATTGTGCAGTCAGTCTTGCGGAAGAGTTCGTATAGCTTCTTGACTTGTTCAATAGAATCTTTTCTGTCAGCAGCTTTTGGAGCCAGACCATCCACAACCTTAGCAGCATCTTCATCGGTAATTCCTGCAAACACATCGATCGGCACCTACAGAAAACAAAGAAATGAGAGTCAAAGAAGGCAATAACACACCTCCCATATGATACAGAAGGATATTTGCGGTGATCATATGAAAAGTCATAATAACCTTAATAATCATGTCAGGGAACTTATCAGCAAGATCTTCGATGCTGGTACCACCCTTTTTGCAGGCAATTATCAACTGAAACAGGCAAGGAAAGTGTTATAGAGATTGGTGAAAAATCATGAGGGAGTAGTAAAAGTAGAGCATTGAATAACAaattattattagttattaccGGTCCAGCAGATTTACGGTCAAGAATAATGGAGAAGTACATCTCATTGACGAGAGACAGTTTCTCACACAAGTAAACCTGGAGGATAGAGAGTTAACTctgaagagaagagaagagaaatggAAAAGCAGAGAGAAGCGATCAGAAACCTTGGTGACAACTTTGCCTAGAGGACCAGTTTGTTTGGTGACGAGAACTTGACCAAGCATCTTTCCTAGAAAAGAAAGATAATAAGCAAAATGGGATCAAGAAACTCTGAGACAAAGAAATAATACCAGCAATATCTTGAGCGTGATCACGGTTGACAATGTGAACACCACCCTGAAGACCACTCTTGAAGGTTCCGAGACCTCTTCCACCAGCCAAGATCTGGCTCTTAACGACCAGCTGTAACAAAAAGGGTTTAGGAAAAGATCAAAATAAGAttgagctctctctctctctctctcttagaaAACAGAGCACAGACCTCGGATTCGTTAGGGAAAACTTGGTCGATAGCCTTTTTAACTTGATCGAGAGAAGAAACAGCGACTCCCTTTGGCACATTCACTCCGTATTTACCCATCAGCTCTGCTCCCTGCCCCCAAAACAAAACACAGAAACGAATTACATTTTCCAAACACAGGTGAGATTCGATCGCTCGAATCAATcagtaaactaaaaaaaaatacaccgTAACTCTAGCTTCCATCAATCACTGGATCAACCGCAAAAGAAACAGCGAAAAGAAGGAGAAGGAACCTGATACTCGTGGATGTTGAGACGGCGAAGCTGTTGATTCTGCCATTTCCCGGCGACCGAGAGAGATCTGGACACCAGCTTCTTCACCAATCCCCTCATCCTTAATTTGCCAAGATTCGAtaaccaatcaatcaatcgcCGAAATAGAGAGGCAGAGAGAATGAATAGTCGCAAGCCTTGACGCACTCTAGGGCTTTTAATCAAATCATCCCttctttcttataatttttttcatttatttattgacCAAAAAAccttccataaaaaaaaaaaaaagtaattactAGTATTAATTTGAATTTGTGTAATTAAAGACCAATAACCCCCACTTACTAGTATTAATTTGAATTTGTGTAATTAAAGACGGTAAAATCAGAAACACCTAAAACAATAAACCTAGAGAATCTGCTCTCAAAGATTGGAAAAATAActctctctttattttattttctacctAGAGTGCTGAATCTGCTGATGAGTGATGATAATcagaaagaataaaaataaatagtaagaaaaaaatagtttccctaataagaaaaaagaaagctcCTAGTCTTCTTCTAATAAGTCAAAACTCTACAAGCTTCACCAAAAAACACCATTTTCAgttttatcatcatcatcatcattatcatctaTCATTCCGAGAAACCTTGGGACGCTTTGATCTCCGAGAATCTGCCCCtgcctcttcttcttgttcaggTTTGCCAAACTCCATATTTTGCTTCTCAATCATCATTACAAGTGCCTTTCCCTGTTTCTCTATCTGAAGTTGCATCTTCCTTTGAATCTGAAACAAAATCGATTAATTGTTTTCATGCAATAAATTACAAGAAGCATATCATGTCTCCATCGTTACCTCCAGCTGCTCATGCAGTTGCTTCTGAACTTCCATCTGAATTCTCAGCGCCTCACTTATATACATCCCACTACATTACATCAATCAAAATATTGGTTTCTTTAGTCACAATCTGGTTTAGAAATGGTGTACCTACTTGTGAACTGTGATGTTACCAAACCTTTTCGTATCAAGAGATGTAACATGCTCAACCGGTGTCAACTTCTTCTCTCGCCAACCTGCTAAAACCCATCAGACGACATATCaagatatacaaaaaaaattaaaaaaaaaagaagaagcagtaATACTTTCTCCTCATCATAAGAAAGAAGCATACGAACATTCATCAAGTATCTACCTTCTGATGGTTCTGGTACATGTCTAGCTGTCCTATATTTCTgcaatttatattaataaaaaaacaaaattgttaGCTTTTGTGGGCAGACTATTTCTGTGGAATCAAACGCTAGGAAGAAACAAAAAGTTAACCTGCAAGTGACTTTTGACATGATATATAGTCAGGCCTTGGACTTTCATATGCTTCAGCACCGCCTTAGGTTTTGCGTCTGATTAAAAGAAGACATTGAATCAGCACAAAACAGAGCTTCATCATCATTGTTAACTCTTTAtctaaaaaaaactatgaaaatgcagagagaagatgaagatgcTCTCACTTTCCATGCCACCAAGCTGGTTAACAGCCTCAACAAAAGCTTCATGAAGCTCTGGGGTCCAACGCACACGTCCCTTAGTTGCTGCTGTATTATTACTGGTGAAACTGTTTGAGGATACAGTCCTAACAATCGGAGAAGTCTGGTGCAGAACAACTTGGGGTTGTTGAATCTGCGATTGCATAGTTGGTTCCTGGACCTGAAACTCAACAATTATATCCTTTTAAAACATCacttccttccttccttcatGTGCTAAGGAAGATAAAAGCACTGATATTTAGAGAAACACAATATTTATCGCAACAACCTTGGAAGCAGCAGAGGTGGAACTTGTGTCAAGGAAAAGATCGTTCAAGAGAGCAGACATTAATGGATTCTCATCATCAGTAATCAATTCTTCATCCAATTCTGCCAACTCACTTGGTCTGTGAATGTCATCCATTTGATTGGTTTGAATGGGAATATCCAAAGGAAAATCAAAAAGGTCAGGGATAGGAGCTGGATGATCCCAATCTAATATCTCAGAGATGAAAGGTGTGTCACTGCTGCTTCCAATGTGAGAAGCCATGGAAGGGTGGTTATGGAGatcatttgaatatatattgtGACCAACTGCTCCACCATTAGCAGAGAGCAAATGATAGGGGCTTGCCATGGATTGATTGTGTTCTGAACTGAAGGATATGTCTGCGTTGACTGAAGGGTTTGGTACTGAAGAAGTGAGTGCGAGGCTACTCATTGACCTAAACGGACAAGTCTCCATTGTTGTcctccaaagaaaaaaaaattaagcagaCTTTTGAAGATGGCAAATAGATTCACCACATGACCAAACAGATTTTGAATCTGCAACAATCAAACAGATGGTAAGAAATGAAGCTGTTCATCATGCAAACTCAATACTGATGCAATCGTTTTGCCCAAAATATAGGAAAGAAGCTAAAAAAACATGTTAAGAGTGGTCAATCATCATGCAAACAAGGCTATtcaataaataagtaaaaaatgcAAAGCCTACACTGAACACAATCGAATCTGAAATTCTCGCCAGTTACGCTCGGAACCTAGAGAAGAGTAGAGATGAGATCAAATTACAGAATCAAAATTCTCACCTAAAGAATCATGATTAAACCCTCAGGAGAATAATCGAATAGAAAGATTGAAAAGTATCTTTTCCCACTTGGCGCGCGTAAATAGGGATCCTTAAAACCGGAATTCTCGCTTTTCTCTCTCCTGGTTCCAGTTACAAGA comes from the Brassica napus cultivar Da-Ae chromosome A7, Da-Ae, whole genome shotgun sequence genome and includes:
- the LOC106357563 gene encoding succinate--CoA ligase [ADP-forming] subunit beta, mitochondrial-like, which translates into the protein MRGLVKKLVSRSLSVAGKWQNQQLRRLNIHEYQGAELMGKYGVNVPKGVAVSSLDQVKKAIDQVFPNESELVVKSQILAGGRGLGTFKSGLQGGVHIVNRDHAQDIAGKMLGQVLVTKQTGPLGKVVTKVYLCEKLSLVNEMYFSIILDRKSAGPLIIACKKGGTSIEDLADKFPDMIIKVPIDVFAGITDEDAAKVVDGLAPKAADRKDSIEQVKKLYELFRKTDCTMLEINPLAETSTNQLVAADAKLNFDDNAAFRQKEIFALRDPTQEDPREVAAAKVDLNYIGLDGEIGCMVNGAGLAMATMDIIKLHGGTPANFLDVGGNASEHQVVEAFKILTSDDKVKAILVNIFGGIMKCDVIASGIVNAAKEVSLKVPVVVRLEGTNVEQGKRILKESGMKLITADDLDDAAEKAVKALAN
- the LOC106357565 gene encoding myb family transcription factor PHL4-like isoform X1; translated protein: METCPFRSMSSLALTSSVPNPSVNADISFSSEHNQSMASPYHLLSANGGAVGHNIYSNDLHNHPSMASHIGSSSDTPFISEILDWDHPAPIPDLFDFPLDIPIQTNQMDDIHRPSELAELDEELITDDENPLMSALLNDLFLDTSSTSAASKVQEPTMQSQIQQPQVVLHQTSPIVRTVSSNSFTSNNTAATKGRVRWTPELHEAFVEAVNQLGGMENAKPKAVLKHMKVQGLTIYHVKSHLQKYRTARHVPEPSEAGWREKKLTPVEHVTSLDTKRFGNITVHNGMYISEALRIQMEVQKQLHEQLEIQRKMQLQIEKQGKALVMMIEKQNMEFGKPEQEEEAGADSRRSKRPKVSRNDR
- the LOC106357565 gene encoding myb family transcription factor PHL4-like isoform X2; the protein is METCPFRSMSSLALTSSVPNPSVNADISFSSEHNQSMASPYHLLSANGGAVGHNIYSNDLHNHPSMASHIGSSSDTPFISEILDWDHPAPIPDLFDFPLDIPIQTNQMDDIHRPSELAELDEELITDDENPLMSALLNDLFLDTSSTSAASKVQEPTMQSQIQQPQVVLHQTSPIVRTVSSNSFTSNNTAATKGRVRWTPELHEAFVEAVNQLGGMENAKPKAVLKHMKVQGLTIYHVKSHLQKYRTARHVPEPSEGWREKKLTPVEHVTSLDTKRFGNITVHNGMYISEALRIQMEVQKQLHEQLEIQRKMQLQIEKQGKALVMMIEKQNMEFGKPEQEEEAGADSRRSKRPKVSRNDR
- the LOC106357565 gene encoding myb family transcription factor PHL4-like isoform X4; protein product: METCPFRSMSSLALTSSVPNPSVNADISFSSEHNQSMASPYHLLSANGGAVGHNIYSNDLHNHPSMASHIGSSSDTPFISEILDWDHPAPIPDLFDFPLDIPIQTNQMDDIHRPSELAELDEELITDDENPLMSALLNDLFLDTSSTSAASKVQEPTMQSQIQQPQVVLHQTSPIVRTVSSNSFTSNNTAATKGRVRWTPELHEAFVEAVNQLGGMENAKPKAVLKHMKVQGLTIYHVKSHLQKYRTARHVPEPSEGWREKKLTPVEHVTSLDTKSGMYISEALRIQMEVQKQLHEQLEIQRKMQLQIEKQGKALVMMIEKQNMEFGKPEQEEEAGADSRRSKRPKVSRNDR
- the LOC106357565 gene encoding myb family transcription factor PHL4-like isoform X3, with translation METCPFRSMSSLALTSSVPNPSVNADISFSSEHNQSMASPYHLLSANGGAVGHNIYSNDLHNHPSMASHIGSSSDTPFISEILDWDHPAPIPDLFDFPLDIPIQTNQMDDIHRPSELAELDEELITDDENPLMSALLNDLFLDTSSTSAASKVQEPTMQSQIQQPQVVLHQTSPIVRTVSSNSFTSNNTAATKGRVRWTPELHEAFVEAVNQLGGMENAKPKAVLKHMKVQGLTIYHVKSHLQKYRTARHVPEPSEAGWREKKLTPVEHVTSLDTKSGMYISEALRIQMEVQKQLHEQLEIQRKMQLQIEKQGKALVMMIEKQNMEFGKPEQEEEAGADSRRSKRPKVSRNDR